Proteins from a single region of Scylla paramamosain isolate STU-SP2022 chromosome 13, ASM3559412v1, whole genome shotgun sequence:
- the LOC135106243 gene encoding uncharacterized protein LOC135106243 isoform X2: MAEDSSFIWLRPATEIEELMDCANKKGFVVTVYGLTLRTSAPLTDSQIEKTLHHLFRKVPCLRTCFRKRGDTLWACDMNREQLDFQVMDTQELVPAVEALFHYHFPTTEGPLWCARLLPAGTPGCCSRPDLVAAFPYSRTLLLANHHGIADGTTNMFVTDAFLRVLDDVLASKPVDDTTQLGRLTTGEETKALLTAKMQELTKDQDRLKKLQRDLEKAHQSEKLIPRVYPMFKHPKAKFQAVLRDLDKESTQSFIRKCREEGVTVNSGLAAVFSVSLVDFVREGGLEQDFYCIRDRIPVNMRRYWQGDTSGTLGVHCMVLQNTVSTPASWRDNFWGYARGIHKNIIQAIKKNDALLQTMAVKSDCNLENVFEEQPTPVCDYGMSNMGNSDGLIQTEGQHVRLVHLVTATSCWNSPTYHMLHTLRGCLMYSFLYNSDILTRGNAQKLVDKTFENLMAVTKM, translated from the exons ATGGCAGAAGACTCGTCCTTCATCTGGCTCCGGCCAGCCACTGAAATCGAGGAACTAATGGACTGCGCTAACAAGAAAGGATTTGTCGTCACCGTGTATGGGCTGACGCTGCGCACCAGTGCTCCTCTCACTGACAGTCAGATCGAAAAAACGCTTCATCACCTTTTCAG GAAAGTGCCCTGCCTGAGGACGTGCTTCAGGAAGCGCGGGGACACCCTGTGGGCGTGTGACATGAACCGCGAGCAGCTCGATTTCCAG gtTATGGACACGCAGGAGTTAGTGCCGGCTGTGGAAGCGTTGTTTCATTACCACTTTCCCACCACCGAGGGTCCATTGTGGTGCGCGCGCCTCCTTCCTGCTGGAACCCCTGGCTGCTGTTCTCGACCGGATCTGGTGGCTGCCTTCCCCTACAGCCGCACACTACTGCTGGCCAACCATCACGGCATCGCTGACGGCACAACAAACATGTTTGTGACTGACGCATTCCTCCGTGTGTTGGACGACGTGCTCGCCAGCAAGCCCGTGGACGACACAACGCAACTTGGTAGGTTGACAACCGGGGAGGAGACCAAAGCTTTACTGACGGCAAAAATGCAGGAACTGACGAAGGATCAAGATCGCCTCAAGAAGTTGCAAAGGGACTTAGAAAAGGCACATCAGTCAGAGAAACTTATTCCACGTGTTTATCCGATGTTCAAACATCCTAAAGCCAAGTTCCAGGCAGTTCTGCGGGATCTAGATAAGGAGAGTACCCAGAGCTTCATCAGAAAGTGCAGGGAAGAGGGAGTCACGGTGAACAGTGGGCTGGCGGCGGTGTTCAGCGTAAGCCTCGTCGACTTCGTGCGGGAAGGAGGTCTGGAGCAGGACTTTTACTGCATCAGAGATCGGATTCCAGTTAACATGAGACGTTATTGGCAAGGTGACACCTCCGGGACCTTAGGTGTTCACTGCATGGTATTGCAGAACACCGTCTCGACGCCAGCCAGTTGGCGGGACAACTTCTGGGGCTATGCCAGAGGCATACATAAAAACATTATTCAAGCTATTAAAAAAAACGACGCATTGTTGCAAACCATGGCAGTTAAGTCAGATTGCAATTTGGAGAATGTCTTTGAAGAGCAGCCGACACCAGTGTGTGACTATGGGATGAGCAACATGGGAAACTCAGACGGCCTCATACAGACGGAGGGTCAGCACGTACGGCTGGTGCATCTGGTCACGGCCACCTCGTGCTGGAACAGTCCCACGTACCACATGTTGCACACACTACGTGGCTGTCTCATGTACAGCTTTCTCTACAACAGCGACATCCTCACGCGGGGAAATGCCCAGAAACTGGTGGATAAGACCTTTGAAAACCTGATGGCCGTGACGAAGATGTGA